In Mycobacterium sp. JS623, one genomic interval encodes:
- a CDS encoding phage holin family protein gives MSVESKQAADLSIGELMSQFSSQVSRLIRDELKLAEKEFQESAKHAGIGAGLFSVAGLLAFFGAATVIAAAVAALSLALPVWAAALIVAAVLFIAAAVAALGGRSQAKEVTPAAPRTVETVKADIAEIKDARHGTT, from the coding sequence ATGAGTGTCGAGTCGAAGCAGGCCGCCGATCTGTCGATCGGCGAGTTGATGAGCCAGTTCTCATCACAAGTGTCACGGCTGATTCGCGACGAGTTGAAGCTCGCGGAGAAAGAATTTCAGGAGTCCGCCAAACATGCGGGTATCGGTGCGGGGTTGTTCAGCGTCGCGGGATTGCTCGCGTTTTTTGGTGCGGCCACTGTCATCGCAGCAGCGGTTGCGGCGCTGTCGCTAGCGCTACCGGTATGGGCGGCCGCGCTCATCGTCGCCGCAGTGCTTTTCATCGCAGCGGCCGTCGCCGCGCTCGGCGGACGAAGCCAAGCCAAAGAGGTCACTCCGGCGGCGCCGAGAACTGTGGAAACCGTGAAAGCCGACATCGCAGAGATCAAGGACGCGCGCCATGGCACTACCTGA
- a CDS encoding catalase family protein, which yields MTLSDAASSTPILFDLDLLQPGRDEAHVIDKLIAKLRTNNEWTFKKFGHGLRDAHSKSHAVLRGTLIVDEHLDPPLAQGLFAEPGKSYDVIARISSTFPTIRSDQIRGIRAIALKVLGVDDPRARPDNASNQDFVLVNHDTFPYAGAKSYLRQGMAAAWMLTRVPDCLLKPSTEALAALDAVFHLPLPAAARLLILPNYHILGFTFSTASALRYGDYVAKISLVPSSPSVLKLMRALITRRGGSDAHRLLIKEFFAANSAEYEMHVQLCTDPRVIEDARMPWTGPSQPVAKLVFDQQMSDCFCARVYADDVLSFNSWTAMQAHTPLGSINRLKAKVYDASSEFRHGKNNAPRVEPTSITELPSCTPNARPCASGRQESCDDS from the coding sequence ATGACTCTTAGCGATGCCGCGAGTAGCACGCCGATACTGTTCGACCTCGATCTGCTGCAGCCAGGACGCGACGAGGCTCATGTGATCGACAAACTGATCGCCAAGCTGCGCACGAACAACGAGTGGACTTTCAAGAAGTTCGGGCACGGACTGCGCGACGCGCATTCCAAAAGCCACGCCGTTCTGCGCGGAACCCTGATCGTCGACGAGCACCTGGATCCGCCACTGGCCCAGGGCCTATTCGCCGAACCGGGAAAGTCCTACGACGTCATCGCGCGCATCTCAAGCACCTTCCCCACCATCCGAAGCGATCAGATCCGCGGCATCCGGGCCATCGCGCTGAAGGTCCTGGGCGTGGACGACCCACGGGCGCGCCCCGACAACGCGAGCAACCAGGACTTCGTGTTGGTCAACCACGACACCTTCCCCTACGCCGGCGCCAAAAGCTATCTGCGCCAAGGCATGGCGGCAGCCTGGATGCTGACCCGGGTTCCCGACTGTCTGCTCAAACCGTCCACCGAGGCCCTCGCCGCGCTGGACGCCGTGTTTCACCTGCCGCTGCCCGCGGCGGCACGACTGCTGATCCTGCCCAACTATCACATCCTGGGTTTCACGTTCTCCACCGCTTCGGCGCTGCGCTACGGCGACTACGTGGCCAAGATCAGCCTCGTGCCGTCCTCGCCGTCGGTGCTGAAATTGATGAGAGCACTGATCACGCGCCGCGGCGGCTCCGACGCCCACCGGCTGCTGATCAAAGAATTCTTCGCCGCGAACTCAGCCGAATATGAGATGCACGTGCAGCTGTGCACCGATCCGCGCGTGATCGAAGACGCCAGAATGCCATGGACCGGACCGTCGCAGCCGGTAGCCAAACTCGTCTTCGACCAACAGATGTCGGACTGCTTCTGCGCCCGGGTCTACGCCGACGACGTGCTGTCGTTCAACTCGTGGACCGCGATGCAAGCTCACACCCCGCTCGGGTCGATCAACCGCCTCAAGGCCAAGGTGTACGACGCGTCTAGCGAATTCCGCCACGGGAAGAACAACGCACCGCGCGTCGAACCCACCAGCATCACCGAATTGCCGTCGTGCACACCCAACGCGCGGCCCTGCGCCAGTGGACGCCAGGAGTCCTGCGATGACAGCTAG
- a CDS encoding L,D-transpeptidase, giving the protein MRGVVLCLVAAIGLNAIAASEPAGVSMTAANQSYRSGAATHQAYEPAIASVLPTQGQVVGVAHPVVVTFSEPISDRRAAERAIAIKSVPAMTGKFEWLDNEVVQWIPDRRWPAHSTVALSVGGLKTEFATGPAVVGVANVSDHTFTVTIDGVDAGPPTSLPSPHHRPHWGEPGVFPASMGRPEYPTPVGTYTVLAKERDVVMDSSSVGIPVDAPDGYLLHVDYAVRITSRGLFVHSAPWAVNSLGYENVSHGCISLSPEDAEWYYNTVNVGDPVIVQQNSIEVPRTVSG; this is encoded by the coding sequence ATGCGTGGGGTTGTTCTGTGTCTAGTCGCAGCGATCGGGCTCAACGCGATTGCGGCTTCAGAGCCGGCCGGGGTCAGCATGACGGCAGCGAACCAGTCGTATAGGTCCGGCGCTGCGACGCACCAGGCGTATGAGCCCGCCATTGCATCGGTTCTCCCCACGCAGGGCCAAGTCGTGGGTGTGGCGCACCCCGTGGTCGTGACGTTCAGCGAGCCCATCTCTGACAGACGCGCGGCCGAGCGCGCGATCGCCATCAAGTCCGTGCCTGCGATGACGGGCAAGTTCGAATGGCTCGACAACGAAGTCGTGCAATGGATTCCCGACCGGCGCTGGCCTGCGCACAGCACTGTCGCGCTTTCGGTTGGCGGCTTGAAGACGGAGTTTGCCACCGGGCCTGCCGTCGTCGGCGTCGCGAACGTCTCCGACCACACCTTCACGGTGACCATCGACGGTGTCGACGCGGGACCGCCTACTTCACTGCCCTCGCCGCATCACCGACCTCACTGGGGTGAGCCCGGGGTATTCCCGGCTTCGATGGGCAGACCGGAATACCCGACGCCAGTCGGCACCTACACCGTGTTGGCCAAAGAACGCGACGTGGTGATGGATTCGAGCAGCGTCGGCATCCCTGTCGATGCTCCCGACGGTTATCTACTCCACGTCGATTATGCCGTCCGTATCACGAGTCGTGGCCTCTTCGTCCATTCGGCTCCGTGGGCCGTCAATTCACTTGGGTATGAGAACGTCAGCCACGGATGTATCAGCCTGAGTCCCGAGGACGCAGAGTGGTACTACAACACGGTCAACGTCGGCGATCCGGTGATTGTGCAGCAGAACAGCATCGAGGTGCCACGAACCGTGTCGGGCTAG
- a CDS encoding GAF and ANTAR domain-containing protein, whose amino-acid sequence MTVSDSTGVEGTHLRIAELVQQLYSRPDPDSDTVIAELAEHAAAEIPGAQYAGVTVTRNAKHIDTPAATHKWPILLDEIQQRHREGPCLTAAWEEKTIHVADLETDDRFPLYRREALEQTPIRSVMAFQMFIAGETMGALNVYAETPNAFGQVSRDIGLIFAAHSSVAWNAARRDEQFKRALASRDTIGQAKGMIMERYGVNAVQAFEVLRKLSQDSNVPLVQVASELVATAQSNS is encoded by the coding sequence ATGACCGTGAGCGATTCCACCGGGGTGGAGGGCACCCACCTCCGCATAGCCGAACTCGTACAGCAGCTGTACAGCCGGCCGGACCCCGATTCCGACACAGTCATCGCCGAGCTGGCAGAACATGCCGCCGCGGAGATTCCGGGTGCCCAGTACGCAGGCGTCACCGTCACCCGCAACGCCAAGCACATCGACACCCCCGCGGCAACGCACAAGTGGCCAATTCTGTTGGACGAGATCCAGCAGCGCCATCGCGAAGGCCCATGTCTGACCGCGGCGTGGGAGGAGAAGACGATCCACGTCGCGGACCTGGAGACCGACGATCGGTTCCCCCTCTATCGCCGAGAAGCGTTGGAGCAGACGCCTATTCGATCTGTCATGGCGTTCCAGATGTTCATCGCGGGCGAAACCATGGGGGCGCTGAATGTTTATGCCGAAACCCCAAACGCGTTCGGCCAGGTATCCAGGGACATCGGTTTGATCTTCGCCGCGCATTCGTCGGTGGCATGGAATGCCGCGCGGCGCGACGAGCAGTTCAAGCGCGCACTGGCCAGCCGCGACACGATAGGCCAGGCCAAAGGCATGATCATGGAGCGCTACGGGGTGAACGCGGTGCAGGCGTTCGAAGTACTGCGCAAGCTCTCACAGGATTCGAATGTGCCACTGGTGCAAGTCGCTTCGGAACTTGTTGCGACCGCACAGTCAAACAGCTAG
- a CDS encoding DUF3618 domain-containing protein, with translation MALPDPPRPEPGPDAGVDDIQADIERTRKELGETVGALSDKLDVKQRAKDKATETKERVVETTHTLGRVATQPKVSAPVIGVLVFGAVAIGVWVWRRRR, from the coding sequence ATGGCACTACCTGATCCCCCGCGCCCGGAACCTGGCCCCGACGCCGGTGTAGACGACATTCAGGCCGACATCGAACGCACCCGAAAAGAATTGGGCGAGACGGTCGGAGCGCTTTCGGACAAGTTGGACGTCAAGCAGCGCGCCAAGGACAAGGCCACGGAAACCAAGGAGCGCGTTGTCGAGACAACCCACACCCTGGGACGGGTCGCGACCCAGCCGAAGGTGAGTGCGCCGGTGATCGGGGTGCTCGTGTTCGGTGCCGTCGCGATAGGCGTTTGGGTGTGGCGGCGCCGCCGCTGA
- a CDS encoding GMC family oxidoreductase, with the protein MTASGHHDSFDYIVVGSGAGGGPLAARLAEAGMRVLLLEAGAEGLADHDSDDYAVPAFHGRATEDPATSWQYFVRHYANRKQQERDSKFVAARDGVFYPRAAALGGCTAHNAMITIYPHAEDWNEIYELTGDESWRAENMRTYFERLEDCGYRWRPWRLPANRLLAALATHLPLLNHRFRNDARHGFGGWLHTALADPLMALEDKKICALLGDAAQANVAEFWQRRGDLFAGPRSWLDPNDWRLRDSPDGVWEIPMAVQRGRRNGSRERIRDVARRLPHRLVVRTGCLVTRVLLDEEPAATGVEYIHAPHAYWCDPCPARGPMPPVQTACATQEVILAAGAFNSPQLLKLSGIGAAAELGPLGIEPRVELPGVGRNLRDRYEVAVVSRMTRDFSLLSRRNRFRPPFPGERPDPAYRRWRWCGKGVYATNGTVVGVVRRSDYGRAAPDLFVFGLPARFEGYYPGYSCELEHHRDYFTWAILKAHTENRAGEVRLRSADPRDPPVIDFHYFEEGSDTKGEDLDAVVKGVRIARDIMSRAGTAVAEEVSPGPEVQTDDQLKEWIRDNAWGHHASCTCPIGKRADGAVTDGSFRVHGVGRLRVVDASVFPRIPGFFIVTSIYMLAEKASETILADAAKHLTGNPTRLIHARHCRPR; encoded by the coding sequence ATGACAGCTAGCGGGCATCACGACAGCTTCGACTACATCGTGGTGGGATCGGGCGCGGGCGGCGGTCCGCTGGCCGCCCGGCTGGCCGAAGCTGGCATGCGGGTGCTGCTGCTCGAAGCGGGCGCCGAGGGGCTGGCCGATCACGACAGTGACGACTACGCCGTACCCGCCTTTCACGGTCGGGCCACCGAGGACCCGGCCACCAGCTGGCAATACTTCGTGCGCCACTACGCCAACCGCAAGCAGCAGGAGCGCGACTCCAAGTTCGTCGCCGCACGCGACGGGGTGTTCTACCCGCGCGCCGCGGCCCTCGGCGGCTGCACCGCCCACAACGCGATGATCACCATCTACCCGCACGCCGAGGACTGGAACGAGATCTACGAACTCACCGGCGACGAGTCGTGGCGCGCCGAGAACATGCGCACCTATTTCGAGCGGCTCGAGGACTGCGGGTATCGCTGGCGGCCGTGGCGGCTGCCGGCCAACCGGCTGCTCGCCGCGCTCGCCACCCATCTGCCGCTGCTGAACCATCGGTTCAGAAACGACGCCCGGCACGGTTTCGGCGGCTGGTTGCACACCGCGCTGGCCGACCCGCTGATGGCGTTGGAAGACAAGAAGATCTGCGCCCTGCTCGGCGACGCGGCGCAAGCCAACGTGGCCGAGTTCTGGCAGCGGCGAGGCGATCTGTTCGCCGGTCCGCGCAGCTGGCTCGACCCCAACGACTGGCGGCTGCGTGATAGCCCCGACGGCGTGTGGGAGATCCCGATGGCGGTGCAGCGCGGCCGGCGCAACGGCAGCCGCGAACGGATTCGTGACGTGGCCCGGCGGTTGCCGCACCGTCTGGTGGTGCGCACCGGCTGCCTGGTCACCCGCGTGCTGCTGGATGAGGAGCCGGCCGCCACCGGAGTCGAGTACATCCACGCCCCGCACGCCTACTGGTGTGATCCCTGCCCGGCGCGCGGTCCCATGCCGCCGGTGCAAACAGCGTGCGCGACCCAAGAAGTCATCCTGGCCGCGGGGGCGTTCAATTCTCCGCAGCTGCTGAAGCTTTCGGGCATCGGCGCGGCCGCCGAACTCGGACCCCTCGGCATTGAGCCGCGCGTCGAGCTTCCAGGAGTGGGGCGTAACCTGCGGGACCGCTACGAAGTCGCCGTCGTCAGCCGGATGACGCGCGACTTCTCATTGCTCAGCCGCCGCAACAGGTTTCGCCCGCCGTTTCCCGGCGAGCGGCCCGATCCGGCGTATCGCCGGTGGCGCTGGTGCGGTAAGGGTGTCTACGCCACCAACGGCACGGTGGTCGGCGTCGTCAGGCGATCAGATTACGGCCGCGCCGCCCCCGATCTGTTCGTGTTCGGCCTGCCGGCCCGGTTTGAGGGTTACTATCCGGGATACTCGTGCGAGCTCGAACACCACCGCGACTACTTCACCTGGGCAATCCTCAAGGCGCACACCGAGAACCGGGCTGGGGAGGTGCGGCTGCGTTCCGCTGACCCCCGCGATCCCCCGGTGATCGACTTTCACTATTTCGAGGAAGGCAGCGATACCAAGGGCGAGGATCTGGACGCGGTGGTCAAAGGCGTGCGCATCGCCCGCGACATCATGTCCCGCGCCGGCACCGCCGTCGCAGAGGAGGTCTCACCCGGCCCGGAGGTGCAGACAGACGACCAGCTGAAGGAATGGATCCGCGACAACGCCTGGGGTCATCATGCGTCGTGCACATGCCCCATCGGAAAGCGCGCTGACGGCGCGGTGACCGATGGCAGCTTCCGGGTGCACGGCGTCGGGCGACTGCGCGTCGTGGACGCCTCGGTTTTTCCCCGCATCCCCGGGTTCTTCATCGTCACCTCCATCTACATGCTCGCCGAGAAGGCAAGCGAGACAATACTGGCCGACGCTGCGAAACACCTGACGGGTAACCCGACGCGACTCATCCATGCCCGCCACTGTCGGCCGCGATAG
- a CDS encoding S1 family peptidase, translating into MSVLPRPPAVRRGMLAVVGLALPVLGLVGGMPGAAAQNQTQIDQQVKQSLVYIQTEYDGYVLVPATDSTNGQAYWSDPIKVYTSCSGVIVDPTGFIATAGHCVDAANPGIKQSILMQLFLKAGFDQATAERRTQDAVSAEWLVEGKQPSTPIDRFVSVIQPEGQGRVIDHFVTAQVVDFQKTADGDNALIKVANEPALPAMPIAEKAPDPGTALTSAGFPGDVGDAMDLSRLQEPSFKDGSASSQQVTPSGAASTEISAAISPGMSGGPTVDDATGEVVGLNDFTLNGENQPFNFITDAAALRAFLQKNSVHLVVPAVPAKPFPWTWVAVGGAGAVVLLALSGALLVRRRRTARRLTAPVIDGSQLLTPAAPTPAGSEPAVAQQPSAAQPIPSTNGTAQLA; encoded by the coding sequence ATGTCTGTACTACCAAGGCCACCCGCCGTCCGGCGCGGAATGCTCGCCGTGGTCGGCCTGGCGCTGCCGGTGCTCGGTCTGGTCGGCGGGATGCCGGGCGCGGCCGCCCAGAACCAGACGCAGATCGACCAGCAGGTCAAGCAGTCACTGGTATACATCCAGACCGAATACGACGGCTATGTGCTTGTGCCGGCAACGGATTCGACCAACGGCCAGGCCTACTGGTCGGATCCGATCAAGGTCTACACGTCGTGCTCGGGGGTCATCGTCGACCCGACCGGTTTCATCGCCACCGCCGGGCACTGCGTGGACGCCGCCAATCCCGGCATCAAGCAGTCGATCCTGATGCAGCTGTTCCTCAAAGCGGGCTTCGATCAAGCCACCGCGGAGCGCAGGACACAGGACGCCGTCAGCGCGGAGTGGCTGGTCGAGGGCAAGCAGCCCAGCACGCCGATCGACCGTTTCGTCTCGGTCATTCAGCCCGAGGGGCAGGGCCGGGTCATCGATCACTTCGTGACCGCTCAGGTGGTCGACTTCCAGAAGACCGCCGACGGCGACAACGCGTTGATCAAAGTCGCCAACGAGCCAGCGCTGCCGGCGATGCCGATCGCGGAGAAGGCTCCCGACCCCGGCACCGCACTGACCTCCGCCGGCTTCCCCGGCGACGTCGGTGACGCCATGGACCTGTCGCGGCTACAGGAGCCCAGCTTCAAGGACGGCTCGGCCTCCAGCCAGCAGGTCACCCCGAGCGGGGCGGCCAGCACCGAGATCAGCGCGGCGATCTCCCCGGGGATGAGCGGCGGTCCCACCGTCGACGACGCCACCGGTGAGGTGGTGGGTCTCAACGACTTCACTCTCAATGGGGAGAACCAGCCGTTCAACTTCATCACCGATGCCGCCGCCCTGCGGGCGTTCCTGCAGAAGAACAGCGTGCACCTGGTGGTTCCGGCCGTCCCGGCGAAACCGTTCCCGTGGACGTGGGTGGCCGTCGGCGGCGCGGGCGCAGTGGTCCTGCTGGCGCTGTCGGGGGCGCTGTTGGTGCGGCGGCGGCGGACCGCACGCCGACTCACCGCGCCGGTCATCGACGGCAGCCAACTGCTCACACCGGCCGCGCCAACTCCCGCTGGATCCGAACCGGCGGTGGCGCAGCAGCCGTCAGCCGCACAGCCGATCCCGTCGACCAACGGGACAGCCCAGCTCGCCTAG
- a CDS encoding DUF742 domain-containing protein, producing MIAGEKAPDFTLYDHTGWPRTLSALLSGGPVVLFFFPIASSPICTAQACHFRDLSSEFAKVGAQRVGISTDTVDKQAHFALQRSFDYPLLSDADGVVSDMFGVHRGKLAKLRTAVVAHEAAGRSRHTRRRGLLARLLPVRRTTFVIDTDRTVLKVVSSELRASVHADETLAFLQNIREKHPDKHRRSRGKRERTDDRFSETKSADVPNLVRPYALTRGRTYSGVELALEALVEVPHTTAKPPRWPRNDVRGQILTLCVRSPSVAEIAARLSLPLGVTRVLVGDLVKQGYLRVHATLDDSMTIDERRDLTKRTLEGLRAL from the coding sequence ATGATCGCAGGTGAGAAGGCACCTGACTTCACTCTGTATGACCACACCGGTTGGCCTCGGACACTGTCCGCGCTCCTTTCCGGAGGGCCGGTCGTGCTGTTCTTCTTTCCAATCGCGTCCTCACCGATCTGTACAGCCCAGGCTTGTCATTTTCGGGACCTGAGTAGCGAATTCGCCAAGGTGGGTGCCCAACGGGTGGGCATCAGCACCGATACCGTCGACAAGCAGGCCCACTTCGCCCTTCAGCGCTCGTTCGACTATCCGCTGCTCTCCGACGCGGATGGAGTGGTATCCGACATGTTCGGGGTGCACCGAGGCAAGCTCGCCAAGCTGCGTACAGCTGTCGTGGCGCATGAGGCGGCCGGGCGTAGCCGGCACACTCGGCGCCGTGGCCTGCTGGCCCGGCTGCTTCCGGTCAGACGGACCACATTCGTCATCGACACCGACCGCACCGTGCTCAAGGTCGTCTCCAGCGAGTTGCGCGCATCGGTGCACGCCGACGAGACGTTGGCGTTCTTGCAGAACATTCGGGAGAAGCACCCCGACAAGCATCGCCGGTCGAGGGGCAAGCGCGAACGGACCGACGACCGGTTCTCGGAAACCAAATCGGCAGACGTGCCGAACCTGGTCCGGCCATACGCGCTGACGAGAGGCCGTACCTACTCTGGCGTTGAACTGGCACTCGAGGCTCTGGTCGAAGTACCCCACACCACAGCGAAGCCGCCGCGCTGGCCGAGAAATGATGTTCGGGGCCAGATCCTGACGTTGTGCGTGCGCAGCCCCTCAGTCGCAGAAATCGCCGCTCGCCTGTCCTTGCCGCTCGGAGTGACGCGGGTCCTGGTCGGCGACCTCGTCAAACAGGGTTATTTGCGGGTGCACGCCACCCTCGACGACTCGATGACAATCGACGAACGGCGTGACCTAACAAAAAGGACCCTGGAAGGCCTGCGAGCACTCTGA
- a CDS encoding helix-turn-helix domain-containing protein, translating into MAREKQSLLPAMLTIQQAAEAFGTCDKTIRRRIADGTLLSYRVGPRLIRVDRDSLLALARPMAGAA; encoded by the coding sequence ATGGCTAGAGAAAAGCAATCCCTTCTGCCCGCGATGCTCACCATTCAGCAGGCAGCCGAGGCATTCGGAACATGCGATAAGACCATCCGTCGCCGCATCGCAGACGGCACGCTGTTGTCCTACCGAGTTGGTCCACGCCTGATCCGTGTGGACCGTGACTCGCTGTTGGCGCTGGCGCGTCCGATGGCCGGTGCCGCGTGA
- a CDS encoding helix-turn-helix transcriptional regulator: protein MAARGWQLLERRYEHDSIRSALVSDHSAGVVVVGAAGVGKTTLARNVTASLRSNVQWAVCTESSQRIPLGVFAARVGVSASRDPAALIAAARGSILSGEDTVIGIDDAHLLDHLSATLVQQIAVDGAARIAATVRSGESVPDAVTSLWKDGYLQRVELAPFTKEQSVALVQSVLGGTLEGLSADVLWEASGGNPLFLRHLIEGALEAGALTDVNGVWQWRGRMVVPSGLAALLESRVDRMAGDIVGVLKLLALCEPLDMDALCELAGVEAVDAAEVEGLIRVVHEEDDILNVRFSHPLYGDVIRRRVGTALGRRLRGRLVQVLRERDLSSAASRIRLAQLYIASDQAVDTDLLVTAAKDAILLSDLPLGERLARKAFQQAGGLREAALLSRALLWQGRPAQADEILTGFDPAELDELQLVQWGVPHLSNLFWSMNEVDRAHEVMALLRQRVSHPRLRLIVDASGAALAVHENRIADGLPVAERVLCDPTSPRQAFEFAAFTAGLTLPVVGRGDDFEPIAARSRAEQKASDGMVRVMVRYCDVLALTYMGKLDLADQRVAEYAEFSSAGQFLGWAIAKIMAGLVATYRGRFPDAVSSIEQALAALDAEAPLPWRLPARLLLARAYAALGSIEQTQRVLEDAKEHHGRSVSLHYPQLVIAKSWLAAAKGAQRSAAELALAAADCARDAGQSAVEAEALHHAARFGDGTVAARLASVAECAHGPLAGLYADHAAALAARDGDALDAACAAFEQAGLLLSAADAAAQAALLHDHAGQRRSSTESSARALRLAEQCGGASTPAIRSAAHPLPVTSREREIVALVAEGLTNREIAERLTLSVRTVEGHLYRASTKLDVADRDALAKVVLHHSVS, encoded by the coding sequence ATGGCGGCCCGCGGTTGGCAGCTATTGGAGCGCCGCTACGAACACGACTCGATCCGCTCGGCGCTCGTGTCAGACCACAGCGCGGGCGTGGTCGTCGTCGGTGCGGCCGGCGTGGGCAAAACGACGTTGGCGCGCAACGTGACTGCGTCGCTGCGGTCGAATGTGCAGTGGGCGGTGTGTACCGAATCGTCGCAGCGCATTCCGCTCGGAGTGTTCGCGGCGCGGGTCGGCGTTTCGGCGTCCCGTGACCCCGCGGCGTTGATCGCCGCAGCGCGGGGATCGATCCTGTCCGGCGAGGACACAGTGATCGGTATCGACGACGCGCATCTGCTCGACCACCTGTCGGCGACGCTGGTTCAGCAGATCGCCGTCGACGGCGCGGCGCGGATCGCCGCCACGGTCCGCAGCGGCGAGTCGGTGCCCGACGCCGTCACGTCGCTGTGGAAGGACGGCTATCTGCAGCGCGTGGAGCTTGCGCCGTTCACTAAAGAGCAAAGCGTCGCGCTCGTCCAGTCGGTTCTGGGCGGGACGCTGGAGGGCCTGAGCGCCGATGTGTTGTGGGAGGCCTCGGGCGGCAACCCACTTTTCCTGCGGCACCTGATCGAAGGGGCGTTGGAGGCGGGCGCCTTGACCGACGTCAACGGGGTTTGGCAATGGCGCGGACGCATGGTCGTGCCGTCCGGGCTGGCCGCGCTGCTGGAGAGCCGTGTTGACCGGATGGCCGGCGACATCGTCGGGGTGCTGAAGCTGCTGGCGCTGTGCGAGCCGCTGGACATGGATGCTCTCTGCGAGCTGGCCGGTGTGGAGGCCGTCGATGCCGCTGAGGTCGAGGGACTGATCCGCGTCGTGCACGAAGAGGACGACATCCTCAACGTCCGGTTCAGCCATCCCCTGTATGGCGATGTGATCCGGCGTCGCGTCGGAACCGCACTCGGGCGCCGCTTGCGTGGCCGACTGGTGCAGGTGCTGCGCGAGCGCGACCTCAGCTCGGCGGCAAGCCGTATCCGGCTTGCTCAGCTCTACATCGCCAGCGATCAGGCCGTCGACACCGACCTTCTGGTGACGGCTGCCAAGGACGCGATCCTGCTCTCCGATCTGCCGCTCGGAGAAAGACTGGCGCGCAAGGCCTTTCAGCAAGCCGGCGGGTTACGTGAAGCCGCGCTGCTGTCGCGCGCCCTTCTCTGGCAGGGTCGCCCGGCCCAGGCCGACGAGATCCTCACCGGCTTCGATCCAGCAGAGCTGGACGAATTGCAACTCGTGCAGTGGGGAGTTCCGCACCTGTCGAACCTGTTCTGGTCGATGAACGAGGTGGACCGGGCGCACGAGGTGATGGCTCTGCTGCGGCAGCGGGTGAGCCATCCCCGGCTGCGGCTGATCGTCGATGCGTCCGGCGCCGCGTTGGCCGTGCACGAAAACCGGATCGCAGACGGGCTGCCGGTCGCCGAGCGGGTGCTCTGCGATCCCACCTCACCCCGGCAGGCGTTCGAATTCGCCGCGTTCACCGCAGGTCTGACCCTGCCGGTCGTCGGCCGCGGCGACGACTTCGAGCCGATCGCGGCCCGCAGCCGTGCCGAACAGAAGGCCAGCGACGGCATGGTCCGCGTCATGGTGCGGTACTGCGACGTGCTGGCGCTGACTTATATGGGCAAATTGGACCTGGCCGACCAACGTGTCGCCGAGTACGCCGAGTTCTCCTCGGCGGGACAGTTTTTGGGCTGGGCGATCGCAAAGATCATGGCCGGTCTGGTCGCCACCTACCGGGGCCGGTTCCCCGATGCGGTGTCCTCGATCGAGCAGGCGCTGGCCGCTTTGGACGCCGAGGCGCCGCTGCCGTGGCGCCTACCCGCGCGATTGCTGCTGGCCAGGGCGTACGCGGCGTTGGGGAGCATCGAGCAGACGCAGCGGGTGTTGGAAGACGCCAAAGAGCACCATGGACGCTCGGTGTCGCTGCACTATCCGCAGCTGGTGATCGCGAAGTCGTGGCTGGCCGCCGCCAAGGGTGCCCAGCGTTCGGCAGCCGAGCTCGCGCTGGCCGCCGCGGACTGCGCGCGCGACGCAGGCCAGAGCGCCGTCGAGGCCGAGGCGCTGCATCACGCGGCTCGGTTCGGTGACGGCACGGTGGCGGCGCGGTTGGCGTCGGTGGCCGAGTGTGCGCACGGGCCGCTGGCCGGGCTTTATGCCGATCACGCTGCGGCGCTGGCGGCCCGTGACGGCGACGCCCTCGACGCGGCTTGCGCCGCGTTCGAACAAGCCGGCTTGCTGCTGTCCGCGGCTGACGCGGCCGCCCAGGCCGCATTGCTGCACGACCACGCCGGGCAGCGGCGTAGCAGCACCGAGTCGTCGGCGCGCGCGCTTCGACTGGCCGAACAGTGCGGCGGGGCTTCGACGCCGGCGATCCGGTCGGCCGCGCACCCCTTGCCGGTGACGTCCCGGGAACGCGAGATCGTCGCGCTGGTGGCCGAGGGATTGACCAACCGGGAGATCGCCGAGCGGCTGACACTGTCGGTGCGCACGGTGGAAGGCCATCTGTACCGGGCGTCCACCAAGCTTGACGTCGCCGACCGCGACGCGCTGGCCAAGGTGGTACTGCACCATTCGGTGAGCTAG